One segment of Polyodon spathula isolate WHYD16114869_AA chromosome 20, ASM1765450v1, whole genome shotgun sequence DNA contains the following:
- the LOC121295931 gene encoding uncharacterized protein LOC121295931 isoform X2 gives MDGNPFLKSAVASSELDTPAADNKSVVHMDQYSQSLTQQNSLSLKGEAEPDDHGEETEGHGRRLISSGNDTEENVTIISESMTVTSADEEKLLLLNRNTDLRRLNKELMKLNEEWDHIYRSTTMGLQEKIHSLQQEVVGLNQHNERLLMKLEHEQSKREYYEQTLLQELRKNQHLQEYVHHLEGKIHRSSSSSSTASERPAGNGVEVSEGLYELPSKPPLLQYKGSSHSPPPLEPPGNGDRKQGHPRQGRSRQDSSTSMSFKGQADMMKEVQELKDQLETLKCQTQIYEADYQTEHKDRERMKNENSKLRRKEEELRQQMALQQEQLKVYEDDFRKERSDKQILQKLLLKKAGPTDPVLVHRCNNVHERSPGGRQGSARRSGCAKHCERHGHKASECPRVQRPHQHQDAEVQASPFSIDCH, from the exons ATGGATGGCAATCCTTTCTTAAAATCTGCAGTGGCGAGTTCAGAGTTAGACACCCCAGCTGCGGACAACAAGTCTGTCGTCCACATGGACCAGTACAGCCAGTCTTTGACCCAGCAGAACAGCTTGTCTTTGAAAGG AGAGGCAGAGCCTGATGACCATGGGGAGGAGACAGAGGGTCACGGCAGGCGTTTGATCTCTAGCGGAAATGACACTGAAGAAAACGTGACCATCATCTCGGAGAGCATGACAGTGACATCAGCCGACGAAGAAAAACTCCTGCTGCTGAACAGGAACACAGATCTGAGGAGACTCAACAAGGAG CTGATGAAGCTGAATGAGGAGTGGGATCATATCTATCGCAGCACCACAATGGGGCTGCAGGAGAAGATCCACTCCCTGCAGCAGGAGGTGGTGGGGTTGAACCAGCACAACGAGAGGCTCCTAATGAAACTGGAGCACGAGCAG AGTAAACGTGAGTACTATGAGCAGACCTTGCTGCAGGAGCTCAGGAAGAACCAGCACCTTCAGGAGTATGTGCACCACCTAGAGGGCAAGATTCaccgcagcagcagcagtagcagcactgCCAGTGAGCGGCCAGCAGGG AACGGCGTGGAGGTTTCCGAGGGTTTGTATGAGTTACCCTCCAAGCCCCCCCTCTTGCAGTACAAGGGCTCCAGCCACTCGCCTCCCCCACTCGAACCTCCAGGAAATGGCGACAGAAAGCAGGGCCACCCCAGGCAGGGCAGATCAAGGCAGGACAGCTCCACCTCGATGTCATTTAAGGGACAGGCTGACATGATGAAGGAGGTGCAGGAGCTGAAGGACCAGCTGGAAACTCTTAAATGCCAG ACACAGATCTACGAAGCTGACTACCAGACAGAACACAAAGACAGAGAGCGGATGAAAAATGAGAACAGCAAGCTGCGGCGGAAGGAAGAGGAGTTGCGCCAGCAGATGGCGCTGCAGCAAGAGCAG CTGAAAGTGTATGAAGATGATTTCCGAAAGGAGCGCTCCGATAAGCAAATCTTGCAGAAGCTCCTGTTAAAGAAGGCAGGCCCGACTGACCCTGTCCTGGTCCACCGGTGCAACAACGTGCATGAGCGCTCGCCTGGGGGGAGGCAGGGCTCAGCTCGCCGCAGCGGCTGTGCCAAGCACTGTGAGCGGCACGGGCACAAGGCCAGCGAGTGTCCCCGAGTGCAGCGGCCACACCAACACCAGGATGCAGAGGTGCAGGCCTCCCCTTTCTCTATCGACTGCCACTAA
- the LOC121295931 gene encoding uncharacterized protein LOC121295931 isoform X1, with amino-acid sequence MDGNPFLKSAVASSELDTPAADNKSVVHMDQYSQSLTQQNSLSLKGEAEPDDHGEETEGHGRRLISSGNDTEENVTIISESMTVTSADEEKLLLLNRNTDLRRLNKELMKLNEEWDHIYRSTTMGLQEKIHSLQQEVVGLNQHNERLLMKLEHEQSKREYYEQTLLQELRKNQHLQEYVHHLEGKIHRSSSSSSTASERPAGVLNGVEVSEGLYELPSKPPLLQYKGSSHSPPPLEPPGNGDRKQGHPRQGRSRQDSSTSMSFKGQADMMKEVQELKDQLETLKCQTQIYEADYQTEHKDRERMKNENSKLRRKEEELRQQMALQQEQLKVYEDDFRKERSDKQILQKLLLKKAGPTDPVLVHRCNNVHERSPGGRQGSARRSGCAKHCERHGHKASECPRVQRPHQHQDAEVQASPFSIDCH; translated from the exons ATGGATGGCAATCCTTTCTTAAAATCTGCAGTGGCGAGTTCAGAGTTAGACACCCCAGCTGCGGACAACAAGTCTGTCGTCCACATGGACCAGTACAGCCAGTCTTTGACCCAGCAGAACAGCTTGTCTTTGAAAGG AGAGGCAGAGCCTGATGACCATGGGGAGGAGACAGAGGGTCACGGCAGGCGTTTGATCTCTAGCGGAAATGACACTGAAGAAAACGTGACCATCATCTCGGAGAGCATGACAGTGACATCAGCCGACGAAGAAAAACTCCTGCTGCTGAACAGGAACACAGATCTGAGGAGACTCAACAAGGAG CTGATGAAGCTGAATGAGGAGTGGGATCATATCTATCGCAGCACCACAATGGGGCTGCAGGAGAAGATCCACTCCCTGCAGCAGGAGGTGGTGGGGTTGAACCAGCACAACGAGAGGCTCCTAATGAAACTGGAGCACGAGCAG AGTAAACGTGAGTACTATGAGCAGACCTTGCTGCAGGAGCTCAGGAAGAACCAGCACCTTCAGGAGTATGTGCACCACCTAGAGGGCAAGATTCaccgcagcagcagcagtagcagcactgCCAGTGAGCGGCCAGCAGGGGTACTG AACGGCGTGGAGGTTTCCGAGGGTTTGTATGAGTTACCCTCCAAGCCCCCCCTCTTGCAGTACAAGGGCTCCAGCCACTCGCCTCCCCCACTCGAACCTCCAGGAAATGGCGACAGAAAGCAGGGCCACCCCAGGCAGGGCAGATCAAGGCAGGACAGCTCCACCTCGATGTCATTTAAGGGACAGGCTGACATGATGAAGGAGGTGCAGGAGCTGAAGGACCAGCTGGAAACTCTTAAATGCCAG ACACAGATCTACGAAGCTGACTACCAGACAGAACACAAAGACAGAGAGCGGATGAAAAATGAGAACAGCAAGCTGCGGCGGAAGGAAGAGGAGTTGCGCCAGCAGATGGCGCTGCAGCAAGAGCAG CTGAAAGTGTATGAAGATGATTTCCGAAAGGAGCGCTCCGATAAGCAAATCTTGCAGAAGCTCCTGTTAAAGAAGGCAGGCCCGACTGACCCTGTCCTGGTCCACCGGTGCAACAACGTGCATGAGCGCTCGCCTGGGGGGAGGCAGGGCTCAGCTCGCCGCAGCGGCTGTGCCAAGCACTGTGAGCGGCACGGGCACAAGGCCAGCGAGTGTCCCCGAGTGCAGCGGCCACACCAACACCAGGATGCAGAGGTGCAGGCCTCCCCTTTCTCTATCGACTGCCACTAA
- the LOC121295214 gene encoding glutamine amidotransferase-like class 1 domain-containing protein 3A, mitochondrial, producing the protein MAKCVAVILSGCGVYDGSEIHESSAVLVHLSRAEAKVNIYAPDVDQMHVVNHIKGEPTEESRNVLTESARIARGNIQDLATLKLADNDALIIPGGFGVAKNLSTWATQGKDCELNPAVEKAIKDFHKAGKPLGLCCISPVLAAKILPGCELTVGHDMECEMWPYAKTADTMKELGCKHINKQVGEAHVDTKNKLVTTSAFMCNAPVHEVFDGVGVMVKLVLELA; encoded by the exons ATGGCAAAGTGTGTAGCTGTGATCCTGTCTGGCTGTGGGGTGTACGATGGGAGTGAGATCCATGAATCCTCGGCAGTCCTTGTCCACCTCAGTAGAGCGGAGGCGAAG GTGAACATCTATGCCCCTGATGTGGATCAGATGCACGTGGTGAACCACATAAAGGGGGAGCCGACAGAGGAGTCGCGTAACGTGTTGACAGAGAGCGCCCGTATCGCCCGCGGAAACATCCAGGACCTGGCCACACTGAAACTCGCCGACAACGATGCTCTCATCATCCCTG GTGGGTTCGGTGTAGCCAAAAACCTGAGCACATGGGCGACGCAGGGGAAGGATTGCGAGTTGAACCCGGCTGTGGAGAAAGCCATCAAGGATTTCCACAAAGCTGGCAAACCCCTGGGGCTGTGCTGCATCTCCCCTGTCCTGGCAGCCAAGATCCTGCCTGGCTGTGAGCTCACTGTGGGCCATGACATGGAGTGTGAAAT GTGGCCCTATGCAAAGACAGCTGACACGATGAAGGAACTTGGCTGCAAACACATCAACAAACAAGTAGGAGAGGCTCATGTGGACACCAAAAACAAGCTAGTGACCACAAGCGCTTTCATGTGCAACGCCCCAGTGCATGAGGTCTTCGATGGGGTCGGGGTCATGGTCAAATTGGTGCTTGAACTGGCCTAA